Proteins encoded by one window of Sphaerodactylus townsendi isolate TG3544 linkage group LG04, MPM_Stown_v2.3, whole genome shotgun sequence:
- the FHL2 gene encoding four and a half LIM domains protein 2 isoform X1 produces the protein MTERFDCHYCKESLFGKKYILREENPYCIKCYESLYSNTCEECKKSIGCDCKDLSYKDRHWHETCFHCFQCKNSLVDKPFAAKEEHLLCTECYSNEYSSKCSECKKTIMPGTRKMEYKGNSWHETCFICPRCQQPIGTKSFIPKDNQNFCVPCYEKQFAMQCVQCKKPITTGGITYREQPWHKECFVCTGCKKQLSGQRFTSRDEFAYCLNCFCSLYAKKCAGCTNPISGLGGTKYISFEERQWHNDCFNCKKCSLSLVGRGFLTERDDILCPECGKDI, from the exons ATGACAGAACGCTTTGACTGCCACTACTGCAAAGAGTCCCTCTTTGGCAAGAAGTACATCTTGCGGGAGGAGAATCCCTACTGCATCAAGTGCTATGAGAGCCTGTACTCCAACACCTGTGAGGAATGTAAAAAGTCTATTGGCTGTGATTGTAAG GATCTTTCCTACAAGGACCGGCACTGGCACGAAACCTGTTTCCACTGCTTCCAGTGCAAGAACTCACTGGTGGACAAGCCTTTTGCTGCTAAAGAGGAACACCTACTCTGTACTGAATGCTACTCCAATGAGTACTCTTCCAAGTGTAGCGAGTGCAAGAAGACCATAATGCCAG GAACTCGCAAGATGGAATATAAAGGAAATAGCTGGCACGAGACCTGTTTTATCTGCCCTCGATGCCAACAACCAATAGGAACGAAGAGTTTCATTCCGAAAGATAATCAGAATTTCTGTGTGCCGTGCTATGAGAAGCAGTTTGCCATGCAGTGTGTCCAGTGCAAGAAG CCCATCACTACAGGAGGGATTACTTATCGAGAGCAGCCATGGCACAAGGAATGTTTTGTGTGCACTGGATGCAAGAAACAGCTGTCTGGGCAACGCTTCACTTCCCGGGACGAATTTGCATATTGCCTGAACTGCTTCTGCAGCCTCTATGCTAAAAAGTGTGCAGGGTGTACCAATCCAATAAGTG GGCTTGGAGGAACCAAGTACATCTCCTTTGAGGAACGCCAATGGCATAACGACTGCTTCAACTGTAAGAAGTGCTCCCTGTCCTTAGTAGGCCGTGGCttcctcacagagagagatgacaTCCTGTGTCCTGAGTGTGGAAAAGACATTTAA
- the FHL2 gene encoding four and a half LIM domains protein 2 isoform X2, with protein sequence MRACTPTPVRNVKSLLAVIDLSYKDRHWHETCFHCFQCKNSLVDKPFAAKEEHLLCTECYSNEYSSKCSECKKTIMPGTRKMEYKGNSWHETCFICPRCQQPIGTKSFIPKDNQNFCVPCYEKQFAMQCVQCKKPITTGGITYREQPWHKECFVCTGCKKQLSGQRFTSRDEFAYCLNCFCSLYAKKCAGCTNPISGLGGTKYISFEERQWHNDCFNCKKCSLSLVGRGFLTERDDILCPECGKDI encoded by the exons ATGAGAGCCTGTACTCCAACACCTGTGAGGAATGTAAAAAGTCTATTGGCTGTGATT GATCTTTCCTACAAGGACCGGCACTGGCACGAAACCTGTTTCCACTGCTTCCAGTGCAAGAACTCACTGGTGGACAAGCCTTTTGCTGCTAAAGAGGAACACCTACTCTGTACTGAATGCTACTCCAATGAGTACTCTTCCAAGTGTAGCGAGTGCAAGAAGACCATAATGCCAG GAACTCGCAAGATGGAATATAAAGGAAATAGCTGGCACGAGACCTGTTTTATCTGCCCTCGATGCCAACAACCAATAGGAACGAAGAGTTTCATTCCGAAAGATAATCAGAATTTCTGTGTGCCGTGCTATGAGAAGCAGTTTGCCATGCAGTGTGTCCAGTGCAAGAAG CCCATCACTACAGGAGGGATTACTTATCGAGAGCAGCCATGGCACAAGGAATGTTTTGTGTGCACTGGATGCAAGAAACAGCTGTCTGGGCAACGCTTCACTTCCCGGGACGAATTTGCATATTGCCTGAACTGCTTCTGCAGCCTCTATGCTAAAAAGTGTGCAGGGTGTACCAATCCAATAAGTG GGCTTGGAGGAACCAAGTACATCTCCTTTGAGGAACGCCAATGGCATAACGACTGCTTCAACTGTAAGAAGTGCTCCCTGTCCTTAGTAGGCCGTGGCttcctcacagagagagatgacaTCCTGTGTCCTGAGTGTGGAAAAGACATTTAA